The Salinibacterium sp. M195 genome includes a window with the following:
- a CDS encoding MFS transporter: MNAYIDLLKTPGIARIIAAQLTARLPGGMLSLAILLHVEQIHNSYGAAGLVLAATSIGQGVAGPLTSRWMGIWGMRKVLILTLVISATAIFTIALVPLSVGMFMVVGLIAGLSNPPVQPAVRTIYPKMVNSKQLTPLFSLDASAQEIIWVAGPVVATFLAIQISTTTAIVVAGAFLIGGGAWFIASPEVGQVRIPRSKRSFGTVLRRRPVLLATITGFLLVGAASAVEASVVSVFGHDGPQAGFVLGIWAIGSLLGGLFLGHLPIGPWALARRMFIVFVGMALAMIYLDFWWLAAMLLIAGIGIAPAFAVIFAIVSASVKFSDTAEAYGWVGTGQLIGAALGSAIAGFLIDSYGPIGGFWAATVIAALGALVPALLRGWHPDLRGKDASPIPDTEPISTLRQ, translated from the coding sequence GTGAACGCATACATCGACCTGCTTAAAACTCCAGGCATCGCCAGAATCATCGCGGCTCAACTAACCGCGCGACTTCCTGGTGGCATGCTCTCTTTAGCGATCCTGCTTCACGTTGAACAGATCCACAATTCTTATGGAGCGGCAGGTCTCGTGCTCGCCGCGACGAGCATCGGCCAAGGCGTTGCCGGGCCCCTCACCAGCCGCTGGATGGGCATCTGGGGAATGCGCAAAGTGCTCATTCTCACCCTTGTCATTTCAGCGACCGCAATTTTTACGATCGCCCTAGTTCCGCTCAGCGTCGGCATGTTCATGGTCGTCGGCCTCATCGCGGGGCTGAGCAACCCACCCGTACAACCTGCGGTCCGCACGATTTATCCCAAAATGGTGAACTCGAAACAGCTCACACCGCTGTTCTCCTTAGACGCCTCAGCTCAAGAAATCATCTGGGTTGCTGGCCCTGTCGTTGCCACGTTCTTGGCGATCCAGATATCCACCACCACAGCCATTGTTGTTGCTGGCGCGTTCCTCATCGGCGGCGGCGCCTGGTTCATCGCAAGCCCCGAAGTCGGTCAGGTGCGCATCCCCCGCAGCAAGCGTTCCTTTGGAACCGTGCTTCGACGCCGCCCCGTTTTGCTGGCAACAATCACCGGCTTCCTCCTGGTCGGTGCCGCATCAGCGGTTGAAGCATCCGTCGTCTCGGTGTTTGGTCACGACGGCCCCCAAGCCGGTTTCGTGCTGGGCATTTGGGCGATCGGCTCGCTCCTTGGCGGCTTGTTCCTCGGCCACTTACCCATCGGGCCGTGGGCGCTCGCCCGCCGCATGTTCATCGTTTTCGTCGGCATGGCATTGGCGATGATTTACCTCGACTTCTGGTGGCTCGCCGCGATGTTACTCATCGCTGGCATCGGCATCGCGCCCGCATTCGCCGTCATCTTTGCCATCGTGTCAGCCAGCGTAAAATTCAGCGACACCGCAGAGGCCTACGGCTGGGTCGGCACCGGTCAGTTGATTGGTGCAGCCCTCGGCTCTGCAATCGCCGGATTCCTTATCGATAGCTACGGGCCGATCGGTGGATTCTGGGCCGCAACCGTCATCGCAGCGCTCGGAGCGCTCGTTCCGGCACTTCTGCGAGGTTGGCACCCCGACTTGCGCGGCAAAGATGCTAGCCCTATCCCTGACACCGAGCCAATCAGCACCCTGCGCCAGTAG
- a CDS encoding DUF4082 domain-containing protein, whose amino-acid sequence MSILSLTISRIFSLKLAAGPTVLRRPIATPLTAAFAAVVLLASTLIGIPASPASAATEPCGPNSNKIACENSKPGTDPNVWDISGAGDSSIQGFATDISVNVGSTVGFKVKTPSTSYRLDIYRTGYYQGLGARFITTLSPSASLPQNQPPCAYDEATALTDCGNWGLSASWAVPATAVSGVYIANLTRTDTGGQSHIIFVVRDDSSQSDVLFQTSDTTWQAYNTYGGASFYQGGGAGRAYKLSYNRPFATRDGIHARDFYFSSEFAQVQFLERNGYDVTYAAGVDTDRYGSLLLNHKVFLSVGHDEYWSAAQRANVEAARDAGVNLQFLSGNEIYWKTRYEPSTVDPSSNAYRTLVSYKETWANSKIDPNPTWTGTWRDPRFAPPSAGGGVPENALSGSMYMANFDDLPVTVTAAQGKTRLWRGTSLSSLAVGTSQALAPHTVGYESNEVADNGFSPAGLVKLSTTVGPSPEILQDFGNIVAPGTTTHNLVLYRASSGALVFGAGSIQWAWGLSQNHDGNGAPADSRMQQAQVNILADMSAQPVTLMAGLVAATASTDTTAPTVTIVAPAASSTQSNGSIVTASGTAQDVGGVVAGVEVSTDGGTAWHPATGTSSWSYSYSQSGLNSQPIMVRATDDSANTSAPTTVTVTVTGPASVFGAETPLVADSGDTSAVELGLNFSPAVNGFVNGVRFFKSTANTGIHTGSLWNSTGARLAQVTFANETASGWQTAQFSNPVSVAAGQKYTVSYTAPVGRYPSISYYWAYSSKLSPPLTVAHGYGQPSPGVYGNPGTFPSESYRNSNYYVDVVFSTQNIAPVSVSSRFPLANSTCAASSTVIEAVLSGSVTPSTVSVSLTTAAGAVVAGSSAYDAATMRATFTPSAALAANSSYTATIVASGPSGPLSSGNTWTFTTAAAGSGASCPTSIFSTSAVPNVLHVADSPVTLGVTFSASTDGSIVGMSFYKGTTNTGTHTGTLWSSTGTQLATATFASESASGWQSVYFSQPVAITAGTQYVASYRATSGNYSTTVGAFSQPYTSGFLTIPANGAVFNYSSGFPSSPSTTNYFVDVLFTAGGVAPLPTVTSRTPAAGSSGVATSASITATLSADPGTPAPTVAVTAGGTAVAGTTTYAPATRVLTFTPSSALTSGTTYSVVVASGSTALDGGTWSFTTAGPAPTGTAYNLIVGTPVTAASNDSSAVELGMAFSTSQSGSVTQIRFYKGSGNTGTHTGSIWSSTGTRLATVTFTGETATGWQTATLSSPLALTAGTTYVVSYLAPVGRYSASLNDFTTAKTSGPLTAPAANNGRYLYGAAGGFPTSTFQATNYFVDVTFVAAAPAPVTVVSKTPTAGAVGVATSSSVSAVMSGDSTSGTPSLALTGPSGAIAGTSTYSTSTRTVTFVPTVALTQSTAYTATVTLSGATPSGGAWSFTTGTNTQPNLEYSLISGTPSIIQDPDTSAVELGMAFRTSEAGSVTAIRFYKSAGNTGTHTGSLWSTAGTRLATVTFVGETATGWQTATLATPYALTPGTTYIVSYLAPIGRYSATPSYFATTRTSGPLTADASNGRYRYGSGGGMPTAVWNSTNYFVDVVFSTGPTPTPTPTPTPTPTPTPTPTPTPTPTPTPTPTPTPTPTPPAVTVGAVSPEASATDVAPTVSVTAQVSGADASTATLRLTGPSGAVAGTSTYSAGSTNVTFVPDNPLGWSTSFTASVSSGATQIGASWSFTTTSAPVEVTAQSLFAENAMPANVNWNDPVTVQVGTRFSSSVAGTITTIRFYKGPTNTGAHTGYLWSSTGTLLGSVTFAGETASGWQTATFGTPIAIAAGTEYRAGLLSTTGRYAVDLNGLAAATSNAALSTPPNGGAYVYGNGFMSNASAHNYWVDIGFVPNS is encoded by the coding sequence GTGTCTATCCTGTCGCTGACGATCTCACGGATATTTTCGCTCAAGCTCGCCGCCGGGCCGACCGTGTTGCGGCGTCCAATCGCAACGCCACTGACAGCAGCCTTCGCCGCTGTCGTGTTGCTGGCGAGCACTCTCATTGGCATCCCCGCGTCGCCAGCCTCGGCCGCGACGGAGCCGTGTGGGCCCAACTCGAACAAGATCGCCTGCGAGAACAGCAAGCCAGGCACTGATCCCAACGTCTGGGACATCTCGGGCGCTGGCGATTCAAGCATCCAAGGTTTCGCGACAGACATCAGCGTCAATGTCGGCAGCACGGTCGGTTTCAAAGTTAAGACTCCTTCGACGAGCTACCGCTTGGACATTTATCGCACCGGCTACTACCAGGGTTTAGGAGCCCGATTCATCACCACCCTCTCGCCCTCAGCGTCGCTACCGCAGAACCAGCCGCCGTGTGCCTATGACGAAGCCACCGCGCTGACTGATTGCGGAAACTGGGGGCTTTCCGCGTCTTGGGCAGTTCCGGCCACCGCCGTCTCGGGTGTCTACATCGCCAACCTGACCCGCACCGATACGGGCGGCCAGAGCCACATCATCTTCGTTGTACGCGACGACTCCAGCCAGTCGGATGTTCTCTTTCAGACATCCGATACAACCTGGCAGGCCTACAACACTTATGGCGGAGCCAGTTTTTATCAGGGCGGTGGTGCCGGTCGCGCGTACAAGCTCAGCTACAACCGTCCGTTCGCAACTCGAGACGGCATCCACGCGCGCGACTTCTATTTCAGCAGCGAGTTCGCCCAAGTGCAGTTCTTGGAACGCAACGGCTATGACGTGACCTATGCAGCCGGAGTCGACACTGACCGCTATGGCTCGCTGCTGCTGAATCACAAGGTATTCCTCTCGGTCGGCCACGACGAATATTGGTCGGCGGCTCAACGCGCCAATGTCGAGGCTGCCCGCGATGCTGGAGTAAACCTTCAGTTCCTCTCGGGAAACGAGATCTACTGGAAGACACGGTATGAGCCGTCAACCGTCGACCCCAGCTCTAACGCTTACCGGACCCTTGTCTCGTATAAGGAGACCTGGGCCAACTCCAAGATTGACCCAAACCCGACGTGGACGGGAACGTGGCGTGATCCCCGCTTCGCACCACCCAGTGCGGGAGGCGGGGTTCCAGAAAACGCGCTCTCGGGCTCAATGTATATGGCCAACTTCGATGATCTCCCGGTCACGGTAACAGCGGCTCAGGGAAAAACCCGCCTCTGGCGTGGTACCTCGCTGTCCAGCCTCGCGGTGGGAACGAGCCAAGCTCTCGCCCCACACACCGTTGGCTACGAATCGAACGAAGTCGCCGACAACGGTTTCTCGCCGGCTGGCCTTGTCAAGCTCTCGACGACCGTAGGCCCATCACCCGAGATTCTTCAGGACTTCGGCAACATCGTGGCGCCGGGAACCACGACCCACAACCTGGTTCTCTATCGAGCGTCCAGCGGCGCCCTCGTCTTCGGTGCGGGCTCCATCCAGTGGGCGTGGGGCCTCTCCCAAAATCACGATGGAAACGGCGCCCCGGCTGATTCTCGAATGCAGCAGGCGCAGGTCAACATCCTCGCTGATATGTCTGCACAGCCGGTCACGCTAATGGCCGGCCTTGTCGCAGCGACCGCGAGCACCGACACCACAGCGCCCACGGTCACCATCGTCGCTCCCGCAGCAAGTTCGACCCAGAGCAACGGCTCAATCGTGACCGCCTCGGGCACCGCGCAGGATGTCGGAGGAGTGGTCGCCGGCGTCGAAGTTTCGACCGATGGCGGTACGGCCTGGCACCCGGCCACTGGCACCTCGTCGTGGAGCTACTCCTATAGTCAGTCGGGACTCAACTCCCAGCCCATCATGGTGCGAGCCACCGATGACAGCGCAAACACCTCGGCACCGACGACAGTGACGGTCACGGTCACCGGCCCGGCAAGCGTGTTTGGGGCAGAAACCCCGCTCGTCGCCGACTCTGGCGACACAAGCGCCGTTGAGCTCGGCCTCAACTTCAGCCCAGCCGTGAATGGTTTCGTCAACGGCGTGCGGTTCTTTAAGAGCACGGCAAACACAGGAATCCACACCGGCTCCCTCTGGAACTCCACCGGCGCTCGGTTGGCGCAAGTGACTTTCGCGAATGAGACGGCAAGCGGATGGCAGACGGCACAGTTCTCGAATCCGGTAAGTGTCGCGGCAGGGCAGAAGTACACGGTGTCGTACACGGCGCCCGTCGGTCGATACCCCTCGATCAGCTACTACTGGGCGTATTCCTCGAAACTATCGCCTCCGCTGACCGTAGCCCATGGCTACGGGCAGCCATCGCCGGGCGTCTACGGCAACCCTGGTACTTTCCCCAGCGAGAGCTACCGAAACAGCAACTATTACGTTGATGTCGTCTTCTCGACGCAGAACATCGCTCCGGTGTCGGTTTCGTCGCGCTTCCCTCTGGCGAATTCCACCTGTGCCGCCTCGTCGACCGTGATCGAAGCAGTGCTGTCAGGCTCAGTGACGCCATCCACCGTCAGCGTGTCTCTCACGACCGCAGCGGGAGCGGTGGTCGCGGGAAGCAGCGCTTACGATGCCGCCACGATGAGGGCTACTTTCACCCCGAGTGCGGCACTCGCCGCTAACAGCTCCTACACCGCGACTATCGTCGCGAGCGGCCCGTCCGGCCCGCTGTCGAGTGGTAACACGTGGACGTTCACGACCGCCGCGGCCGGAAGCGGCGCATCCTGCCCGACATCGATCTTCTCGACCTCGGCGGTGCCGAATGTGCTGCACGTTGCCGATAGCCCGGTAACCCTTGGAGTGACTTTCAGCGCAAGCACCGACGGATCGATCGTTGGCATGAGCTTCTACAAGGGGACGACGAACACGGGCACCCACACCGGCACCCTCTGGTCATCCACCGGAACGCAACTGGCGACAGCGACCTTCGCCAGCGAGAGCGCGAGCGGCTGGCAGTCCGTCTACTTCAGTCAGCCTGTTGCCATAACGGCTGGCACCCAGTACGTCGCGTCGTATCGGGCAACGAGCGGCAACTACTCGACGACCGTTGGAGCATTCAGCCAGCCGTACACGAGCGGATTCCTCACCATCCCGGCCAACGGCGCCGTCTTTAACTACAGCAGCGGCTTCCCGTCGTCGCCATCGACCACCAACTATTTTGTCGATGTACTGTTCACAGCGGGCGGCGTTGCCCCGCTTCCCACCGTCACCTCGCGGACGCCGGCAGCGGGATCTAGCGGTGTCGCCACCTCGGCATCGATTACTGCCACTCTTTCTGCCGACCCGGGAACGCCTGCGCCCACCGTGGCAGTGACTGCCGGCGGCACCGCGGTAGCGGGAACAACGACGTATGCGCCGGCCACCCGGGTTCTGACGTTCACGCCATCGTCGGCGTTGACCAGCGGCACAACCTATTCAGTCGTCGTAGCATCAGGATCGACCGCGCTCGATGGCGGCACGTGGAGCTTCACCACGGCGGGACCCGCACCAACGGGAACGGCATACAACCTGATCGTTGGCACCCCAGTCACCGCGGCGTCTAATGATTCAAGTGCAGTCGAGCTCGGGATGGCGTTCTCCACATCACAGTCTGGCTCGGTTACCCAAATTCGCTTCTATAAGGGAAGCGGAAATACCGGAACGCACACGGGCTCCATCTGGTCATCAACAGGCACGCGGCTCGCCACCGTCACCTTTACCGGCGAGACCGCCACTGGCTGGCAGACCGCAACGTTGTCGAGTCCACTTGCCCTCACCGCTGGCACAACCTACGTGGTCTCGTACTTGGCGCCCGTCGGGCGATACTCCGCCTCCCTGAACGACTTCACCACGGCGAAAACGAGTGGCCCGCTCACAGCGCCTGCCGCCAATAACGGCCGCTACCTGTACGGCGCTGCCGGTGGATTCCCGACCTCAACCTTCCAAGCGACGAACTACTTTGTCGACGTGACATTCGTGGCCGCGGCACCCGCGCCGGTGACCGTGGTGTCGAAGACTCCCACTGCTGGGGCGGTCGGAGTAGCGACCTCAAGCTCAGTATCCGCAGTGATGTCAGGAGACAGCACATCTGGTACGCCGTCCTTGGCGCTCACCGGCCCAAGCGGAGCGATAGCCGGGACCTCGACGTACTCGACTTCCACTCGTACTGTCACTTTCGTTCCCACCGTGGCCCTGACGCAATCCACGGCCTATACGGCTACGGTGACACTGAGTGGGGCAACGCCGAGTGGCGGAGCTTGGTCGTTCACTACCGGAACGAATACCCAGCCGAACCTCGAATACTCGCTAATCTCCGGCACCCCAAGCATCATCCAAGACCCTGACACCAGCGCCGTCGAACTCGGCATGGCGTTCAGAACCTCTGAGGCCGGTTCCGTCACAGCCATTCGTTTCTACAAGAGCGCGGGCAACACCGGAACACATACCGGTTCGCTCTGGTCGACCGCAGGCACACGGCTCGCCACCGTCACTTTCGTCGGAGAGACAGCAACCGGGTGGCAGACGGCGACGCTCGCCACTCCATACGCTTTGACACCGGGGACGACTTACATCGTCTCGTATCTGGCACCTATTGGCCGCTACTCCGCCACGCCGTCCTACTTCGCCACCACGCGAACGAGCGGCCCGCTCACTGCCGACGCAAGCAACGGAAGGTACCGCTACGGCTCCGGCGGGGGAATGCCGACAGCGGTATGGAATTCGACCAACTACTTCGTTGATGTCGTCTTCTCTACTGGTCCGACGCCGACGCCGACGCCGACGCCGACGCCGACGCCCACTCCGACCCCGACGCCGACGCCGACGCCCACTCCGACCCCAACGCCGACGCCGACGCCCACTCCGACCCCAACTCCGCCCGCGGTGACCGTGGGAGCGGTATCGCCAGAAGCTAGCGCCACGGATGTGGCACCCACGGTGTCCGTTACCGCCCAGGTCTCGGGCGCGGATGCGTCGACGGCTACTCTGCGGCTGACCGGCCCGTCGGGAGCAGTTGCTGGCACGAGTACCTATTCAGCGGGCTCTACAAATGTGACGTTCGTGCCGGATAATCCGCTCGGCTGGTCAACCAGCTTTACCGCGAGTGTGAGCTCCGGCGCGACACAGATCGGAGCCAGCTGGTCGTTTACGACCACGTCGGCACCTGTTGAGGTGACTGCTCAATCCCTCTTCGCGGAGAACGCTATGCCAGCAAATGTGAACTGGAACGACCCGGTCACGGTGCAGGTCGGCACCCGATTCTCTAGCTCTGTTGCGGGCACAATAACGACGATTCGTTTCTACAAAGGTCCCACTAATACCGGCGCTCACACCGGTTACCTCTGGTCAAGCACCGGAACGCTTCTCGGCAGTGTGACGTTCGCCGGTGAGACCGCAAGCGGATGGCAGACCGCGACATTCGGCACGCCGATTGCCATCGCTGCCGGAACGGAATATCGGGCTGGATTGCTCAGCACCACTGGCCGCTATGCCGTTGACCTAAATGGTTTGGCCGCGGCAACGTCAAACGCAGCGCTCAGCACTCCACCAAACGGCGGCGCTTATGTCTACGGAAACGGCTTCATGAGCAATGCCTCGGCCCATAACTACTGGGTTGATATCGGGTTCGTTCCGAATTCGTGA